The DNA segment ATCTCTTTCGGCTTGCCGGTGAATGGCGCCGCCAGCATCAGCAGGCGGTCGCGGGCCGGCACCTCGTTCTTCCAGTCGCCGCCGTCCAGCGCTTCGGCCCATACGAGGGTCGCCGGCTGGTTGGCGCGCCACGCGTGGCTGCGCGGACCGGTGGGAACGCCGCGCACGGGCACGCGATCGGCGACAGGCAGCTTCGCCAGCGGCGTCACACGACCATTGCTCACATCGAGGACACCCAGGTCCTTGGCGAAGCGCTGCCAGGTGGTCACGTAGGAGTACGGGCGCGCCAGCACTTCCACCAACACGTGGCGACCGTCCGGCGCCGCGTCGACGGCGCCGTACACGGCTTTGGCGCCCACCGGCGTCACTGTGCCACTGTCGGCATCGACCACCGCCAACTGCGACGTGGCGTAGTAGTCGAACAGGGTCTCGTCTTCGGGACCGGACAACGTGTCGCGCGCTTCATACGTACTGCTCTCGCCCTTCCCGGCGATGGCCTCCTTGATCTCCGGGCCCGGCGGCACGGCCGAACGCGCCGGCGCCGCACCGAGGTCGGCAGGCACCTGCTTCACCAGCAGCGCGGGCTTGTCGCCCAGCCACTGCACGGCCCCGCCGAGGATGGTGTTGAGCTTCACGCCCTCAACGCGACGCACCTGGCCGTCAGCAGCGCGGCCGACCCACAACTCCACGCCTGCGTCGGTGGTGTTGTCGAAGGAGAACCGGGTGCCGTCCGGCGACCACGACGGGTTGCCCGGGCAGGCGCCCGCAGGCAGCGCGACGGCAGTTTCCTTGCCACTGGCCAGCTCCAGCACGCTGAAGCTCTCCAGGCAGGTCCGGATGCCGTAGCCATTGGAACGATCGTGGCGGCTGTGGTTGCGCGGCTCCACACGGACGCCGGCGAGCTTGAGATAGGGTTCGGCGACACGGGCGATCGGCGGATACTGCGACTGCCTGATCAGGATCGCGCGCGTACCCGTGGGGTCCAGCGACGGCGACGGATTGAGCGGTGCACGGAACACCTGCAGCAGCGGCTCGGGAGGCTGCAGGTATCGCGCCTCCTGCGCCACTGCTAGCGTGGGCATCGCCAAGGCCAACCCCATGGCCCACAACATCTTTCCCTTCCGCATCCTGCACCCCCTGTGTGGAAAACCCGAAAGTAACACGACAAAAAAAGGGGTGGCTCGCGCCACCCCTTTCTTCATCGCCTGCGACATGCCCGCGATCAGAGCAGGTGGGCCACGCCGCTGCGCTCTTCTTCCAGCTCGGCCAGGGTCTTGTCGATGGCCTTCTGGCTGAAATCGTCGACCGGCAGGTCCTTGATCATCGTGTACTCGCCGTTCTCGGTGGTGACGGCGAAACCGAACATCACGCCTTCCGGGATGCCGTAGCTGCCGTCGGACGGAATGCCCATCGTCACCCACTTGCCATTGCTGCCCAGCACCCAGTCGCGCACGTGGTCGATGGCGGCGTTGGCGGCCGAAGCGGCCGACGACAGGCCGCGCGCTTCGATGATCGCGGCGCCGCGCTTGCCGACCTGCGGGATGAAGGTGTTCGCGTTCCAGTCGGCGTCGTTGATCTTGTCCTTCAGCGACTGGCCATTGACCGTGGCGAAGCGGTAGTCGGGGTACATGGTCGGGCTGTGGTTGCCCCACACGACCAGCTTGTCGATATCGCCCACGGCCACGCCGGCCTTGTTCGCGAGCTGCGACAGCGCGCGGTTGTGGTCCAGGCGCAGCATGGCGGTGAAGTTCTTCGACGGCAGGTCCGGCGCGGACTTCATCGCGATGTAGGCGTTGGTGTTGGCCGGGTTGCCGACCACCAGCACCTTGACGTTGCGGCTGGCGACCTTGTTCAGCGCGGCGCCCTGGGCGGTGAAGATCTTGGCGTTCTCCAGCAGCAGGTCCTTGCGCTCCATGCCGGGGCCGCGCGGACGCGCACCGACCAGCAGGGCCACGTCGACGTCCTTGAACGCGACTTCCGGATCATCGGTGCCGACGACGCCGGCCAGCAGCGGGAACGCGCAGTCTTCGAGCTCCATGATCACGCCCTTCAGCGCGGCCTGGGCCTTCTCCAGCGGCAGCTCCAGCAGCTGCAGGATGACCGGCTGGTCCTTGCCCAGCATTTCGCCGGAAGCGATGCGGAACAGCAGCGCGTAGCCGATCTGGCCAGCAGCGCCGGTGACGGCAACACGGACGGGGGTTTTCATGGTGCGGTTCCTCGGGGTTTCGTAGGGTGGGCGTCGGCCCACCGCGTGGGGAAAGAGTGGGCCTGCGCCCACGCAACGGTTACTTCAGTTCGGCAAAGAATTCCTGGAAGCGCTGCAGGCCCGGCGCGAGTTGCGGCGTCGGACAGGTGTAGCTGATGCGCAGCGCGCGCGGCTCGCCGAACGCCGAGCCCGGCACGCAGGCCACGCCCTTCGCTTCGAGCAGCGCATTGCAGAAGTCGACGTCGTTCTCGATCTTCACGCCCTCATGCGACTTGCCGAAGGCGCAGCTGATGTCGGGGAACACGTAGAACGCTCCCTGCGGACGCGGACACACCACGCCCGGGATGGCTTCCATCGCGGCCAGCACCTGGTCGCGCTTGGCCTGGAATTCGGCATTCTTCGCGACGGGCACGTCCTGCGGGCCGGTCAGCGCGGCGATGGCCGCGGCGGTGACGACTTCCGGCACGTTGGTGATGTGGTTGGAGTTCATCGTGGTCAGCGCCTTGGCGACCACCTCGGGACCGGCCATGAAGCCCACGCGCCAGCCCGGCATGCCATAGGTCTTGGACAGCGAATCGACGAAGACCGTGCGATCGCGCAGTTCCGGCCGCGCCTGCACGAAGTTCGTGTAGGCCAACCCGTCGAACAGCATGCGGTTGTAGATGTCGTCGGTGACGATCCAGGTCTCCGGATGCTTCACCAGCACGTCGGCCAGCGCGGCGACTTCCTCGCGCGTGTAGACCATGCCCGTCGGATTGGACGGGTTGTTGAACAGGAACACCTTGGGCGTGTGGATCGTCAGCGCTTCGTCGAGCTGCGCGGGCGTCAGCTTGTAGTCCTGGCTGGCCGGGCACGGCAGCGGCACCGCCTTCGCGTTGACGATGTCGGCGATGTCGGCGTAGGTCGTCCAGTACGGCGACGGATAGACGATGGTGTCGCCCTCGTCGAGCAGCGACTCGGCCAGGTTGTAGAGGATGTGCTTGGCGCCGATGCCGGTGGACACGTTGGCGCGCGTGTAGCCGGTCAGGCCCAGCGCTTCGATGTGCTGCAGGAACGCATCCAGCAGCGCGTCGGTGCCGCGGTTGCTGCCGTACTGGCCGGAGTCCTTCGCCAGCGCGTCGCGCGCGGCCTGGTAGACGTGGTCGCCGGGCAGGAAATTGGGAACGCCGATCGAAAAGCTGATGATGTCGCGGCCTTCGGCCTTCAGCTTCTTGGCCTTTTCGGCCACCGCCATGATCGCACTTGGCTTGGCGCGACCGATGCGCCGGGCAAGCAGGGGCATTGCACAACCTCGCGTGGAAACGGTTAGGGAGCGTCGCCGCCGTCTTTTTTTGCGGCGCAAAATGGTATCACGCCACCCCGCCGCGACCGACTAGCCCATGGTCTACCCCGGGCCGCACAGCAGGGCGCGGCTACTGGTAATCCACCACGTCGCCCAGGTCGTAGTTCTCGTCGAAATACGCTTGCCACTGCGCGTACGCCGCGCGCAGGCAGGCAGGGGTATCGCAAGCGTCCAACTGGCGGGTGGCGGCCTGGACCGTGCGGTCGCCGTCGGGATAGCGATCCGCCAGTTCCTTGAACTGCTTTCGCATCCCGGCATCCAGCGCGCCGAACTCCTCATGCCCGCAGACCAGGGTGGCGCGGACGCTGCCCGCCGGGGCATCGGTTTCGCATTCCGCTGCGGGATCCGGTGCCTGCGCCGCGGCCACGGCAGCGGCAAGCTCGCTGCGGTCGCGTTCGGTCAGCCGGCGCACGAAGCCCAGGTCGTCGGTCTGGCCGGCACCCCAGGTGATACGCAGGGTGAAGCCGTTTCCGCTCTGGTCCTGCAGCTTGCGCAACGTCACCGTCTCGCTGGGCCCGGTGTCGGAGGCCAGGTGCAGGGCCAGCGTGCCATTGTCGAGGTCGACGTCCTCCACCTTGCCATCCAGCCAGGCGCCGTCACGCACGACCTGCAGACCGGCGTCGGGCTGCCAGGCAATGGCGTACAGGGTCTCGGCGTCGTCGCCTTCGCTGTGATTCGTACTCCACAGGCCTTCCAGGCTCTGCTGGAAGTGCTCCGCCGACGCCTCCACGGCGGTCGTTGCGACGGGATCCGGCGGAGTGTCCGTGCCCTTGTTGCACGCGCCCAGCGCCAGGACAGCGGCCAGCAGCAGGGCCGCGCGCAGCGCGCGCCGGCAATGGTCCTTCATGATCGTGCTCCCCAAAAAGAAAGGGCCGGTACGCTGACCGGCCCTTTCATTCGATTACGCCGACAGGAAGCGGTTCCACTCGGCCACGCGCTCGGCCTTGGCGGCCAGCACGGCCTCGGCGTCGCCTTCGATGGTGACCTTGGTGATCAGGTCGCCCTGCTTCACCGCATCGACCACGTCCAGGCCTTCGGTGACCTTGCCGAATACCGTGTGCTTGCCGTCCAGCCACGGGGTGGGCACGTGGGTGATGAAGAACTGGCTGCCATTGGTGCTGGGGCCGGCATTGGCCATGGACAGCACGCCGCGCTCATGGCGCACGCCGTTGGTGGTTTCGTCCTCGAAGCGGTAGCCCGGGCCGCCGCGGCCGGAGCCTTCCGGGCAGCCGCCCTGGATCATGAAGTCCGGGATCACGCGGTGGAAGTTCAGGCCGTCGTAGAAACCGCGCTTGGCCAGGTTCACGAAATTGGCCACCGTCAGCGGGGCCTTGTCGGGGTACAGCTCGATCGTGATCGGGCCGCGCGAGGTGTCGAAAGTGGCGGTCAGCTGGCTCATCGGGTGGTTCTCCAGGGGTAGAAAGGGGGCGGGCCGCGGGGATCGCCAAGGAAGGCAGACGCCCGTTCAGGCGCCGTCTGAATCCCAGATCACGACGATCCGGGGCGATTTCAAGGGCGCTCCTTCCCGGTTGACGGCATCCATTCTGGCGTTATTCGGAAAATCAGGTGCTTAGCACCCGATAGCCCGCTATAATACGCCGCCTTCTTTCCTCCCCGTCCTCGCGCCCTGCCCCTTCGAAGGGGGTACCCGGGTGCGTTTTTCCGATCCCAGAATCCATGTCCATCGAAAACCTCCGCAATATCGCGATCGTCGCGCACGTCGACCATGGCAAGACCACCCTCGTCGACCAGCTGCTGAAGCAGTCCGGCACCCTCTCCGAGCGCACCGTGCTGGCTGAGCGCGTGATGGACAGCAACGATCAGGAAAAGGAACGTGGCATCACGATCCTGGCGAAGAACACCGCCATCACCTGGAATGGCAACCGCATCAACATCGTCGACACCCCCGGCCACGCCGACTTCGGCGGTGAAGTCGAGCGCGTGCTGTCGATGGTCGACACCGTCCTGATCCTGGTCGACGCGATGGACGGCCCCATGCCGCAGACGCGCTTCGTCACCCAGAAAGCGTTCGCGATGGGCTTCAAGCCGATCGTGGTGATCAATAAGGTCGACCGCCCCGGCTCGCGTCCGGAGTGGGTCGTGGAGCAGGTGTGGGACCTGTTCGACCGCCTGGGCGCCACGCCCGAGCAGATGGATTT comes from the Pseudoxanthomonas sp. YR558 genome and includes:
- a CDS encoding peptidylprolyl isomerase, which translates into the protein MSQLTATFDTSRGPITIELYPDKAPLTVANFVNLAKRGFYDGLNFHRVIPDFMIQGGCPEGSGRGGPGYRFEDETTNGVRHERGVLSMANAGPSTNGSQFFITHVPTPWLDGKHTVFGKVTEGLDVVDAVKQGDLITKVTIEGDAEAVLAAKAERVAEWNRFLSA
- a CDS encoding malate dehydrogenase, whose translation is MKTPVRVAVTGAAGQIGYALLFRIASGEMLGKDQPVILQLLELPLEKAQAALKGVIMELEDCAFPLLAGVVGTDDPEVAFKDVDVALLVGARPRGPGMERKDLLLENAKIFTAQGAALNKVASRNVKVLVVGNPANTNAYIAMKSAPDLPSKNFTAMLRLDHNRALSQLANKAGVAVGDIDKLVVWGNHSPTMYPDYRFATVNGQSLKDKINDADWNANTFIPQVGKRGAAIIEARGLSSAASAANAAIDHVRDWVLGSNGKWVTMGIPSDGSYGIPEGVMFGFAVTTENGEYTMIKDLPVDDFSQKAIDKTLAELEEERSGVAHLL
- a CDS encoding pyridoxal phosphate-dependent aminotransferase, whose product is MPLLARRIGRAKPSAIMAVAEKAKKLKAEGRDIISFSIGVPNFLPGDHVYQAARDALAKDSGQYGSNRGTDALLDAFLQHIEALGLTGYTRANVSTGIGAKHILYNLAESLLDEGDTIVYPSPYWTTYADIADIVNAKAVPLPCPASQDYKLTPAQLDEALTIHTPKVFLFNNPSNPTGMVYTREEVAALADVLVKHPETWIVTDDIYNRMLFDGLAYTNFVQARPELRDRTVFVDSLSKTYGMPGWRVGFMAGPEVVAKALTTMNSNHITNVPEVVTAAAIAALTGPQDVPVAKNAEFQAKRDQVLAAMEAIPGVVCPRPQGAFYVFPDISCAFGKSHEGVKIENDVDFCNALLEAKGVACVPGSAFGEPRALRISYTCPTPQLAPGLQRFQEFFAELK